Part of the Debaryomyces hansenii CBS767 chromosome C complete sequence genome is shown below.
ACGTCACCAAGTCTGCTGTTGGTGTTATTATCTACAAGGTTGTTGGTAACAGATACCTCGAAAAGAGAATTAACTTGAGAGTCGAACACATTAAGCACTCTGCTTGTCGTCaagaattcatcaacaGAGTTAAATCTAACGCTGCTTTAAAGAGAGAAGCCAAGGCTAACGGTGAACACGTTCACTTGAAGAGACAACCAGTCAAGCCAAGAGACGCTAGAGTTGTTACTACCAAGGAAAACGTTCCACAAACCTTAGCCCCAGTTCCTTACGAAACCTTCATTTAAACAACATCAACGAAGTTGCTATATACTTATTTTTACTTGCGTGTTTTCACATACATGTTTCCCCAGTATACACCCTATATTTACGTTAATGTTTGATTCTGATAGTTAGGTTCGGTTAGGTTCGGGTCTGTTCTctttttttataatttgtataattaGTTTACCTTTTGGGCAATGCAAATAACATCCATGTCACTTCCGAATGTAAGATATGTAATCGTACTCATAAATCATAGACTCagaattcaagattattCCAGTCAAGACTATTGCTAGAACACACTAGTCGACTATTAAACGCAGTCGTCATATCTTCTCCTGTCACTATTCCGCTACCCTCTATAATGCAACTTAATCAAATCACATTATAATGCGGATTCGTCTACATTTCTACAGTGttgttaatatttttcGTGGTTGgttatatattaattcctACTTTTAATATGACATATTCCAGTATTATGAGTGTGAGGTTCAGAAGTTCTCTTAAGCGTCTGTGATATTTTTGTAACAAGAATAGTTTGCGCCAAACACCTTAACCAATAAAACCCTACTCTCTCGTATGAGAAAGCAATTTCAGAGGAATCTCTCCCGAAAGAAAGACTACAACTCTAAAGGGAATTGTCTTGAATAACGCGAGATTTCATCATGAGTATAAAACGTGGAAGGTCATATGAGAGAATAAAACTTCCAAGTTTCGAAGAAACTGATGGGCTAAAAGTCTTTATATAGTAGATCACAAACGCCGGGTAACGcgctgaaaaattaatctGGTGAGGGCCTATATACAAGCATACTCATCAgttgcaatttttttatagGGCCTTATAATCTACTATTTAGGGATATAATAGAAGTATTAAGGATAACTAGAAATCATAATGGCACCAAAGAGAAAGGCATCCAACTCTTTGAGttcaaataaacaaaagaaaacttCAAATCAGAAAAAAAGTGCTATATTATCCGTAGAAGAAATACAAAATCTTGGGGATCAAATAAGGACCTCATCGAAGCATTATAACAACTTTGTACAATTATTAGAACAGTATACCCACATCAAGAAGGAGTTATCAGAGAGAGAATCAGAGGAAATAGAAACTATAGGTCGTCAACTTTCTATTACGTTATATAAATGTTTCCAATACTTACTTAAAAATGACGAGATgaaaaataagaaatctCATGAtgacaagaagaaaatggtAGTAAAGTGGCTTTTGGATAAGTACGATGCATTCAAGAAGATCATAAACGAGTTTATTGTACAAAGATTGGCATTTGAAACGTCATTACAGGTTGACTTATTAGAAATAGGATTAAACTTGGTGAAGTTGGAGAGTGCATGCATGAAATCAGGCGAGAACGATTTATATTTCCCTACATTGACATACAAAGGATTAGTGGAAGCATTGTTGTTAAGCGAGAATGGAGAGATTGATTCCAATGGATCTACGGagaatttcattattttggaatttatTGAGAAGTTTAAGAAGAATTGGGACTTACAGTTCTATTTTGTCAACAACTTGCATGAGACATTAAATGTATGGAAAGCAGAAAAGACGACTTCACAATTGAGAATGATATTCGCTAACTTTTACTGCATATTCAAGAaccaattattattcacGCCTGAAACAGAAGTCcttgaacaagaaaagaCGTGGATTAAACATCAGCTCCCTTCGATAGCATACAAAATATCACAGTTTAAAATGCAATACCAGAAGTGTATCATTGCTATATTATCATATCCATTACTAATTTCCCAATAcaaatcaattttgctCATTTTGCACAAAAGAGTGATTCCATACATGGCTCAACCTCAGAGTTTGATGGATTTCTTAACTGACTCGTACGATGTTGGTGAAGATGGAGTTGTGCCTATTCTTGCGTTGAACTCTTTGTACGAACTTATGAAAAGATACAACTTGGAATATCCTGATTTCTACACAAAGTTGTACTCCTTATTGACACCAAACTTATTGTACACTCGTTACAGATCCAGGTTCTTCAGGTTATGTGATTTGTTCCTTTCGTCCACTCACTTGTCTGCCAATTTGATTGCATCcttcattaaaaaattgGCCAGATTATCTATAACGTCGAGTGCGTCGGGTGTGGTCATAGTTATCCCTTTCATCTATAACTTGTTAAAGAGACATCCTTCGTGTATGATTATGTTGCACAACCCTGATATTTCCGCTGCACAATATGAAGATACCTTCAACAATGACGAAACGGATCCTTTGAAAACTGGTGCGATGGGCTCATCCTTATGGGAATTGGAAGCCTTGATGTCCCATTACCATCCAAATATTGCTACGTTGGCTAAAATATTCGGCGAGCCGTTTAAAAAGCTCAACTACAATTTGGAAGATTTCTTGGACTGGAGTTATATATCTTTGTTAGATAGTGAAAAGAATAGAAGATACAAGACTCTTGTTGCTCTAGAATTCGAGGAATGGGATATGTTATTCGATGCTAAAGACAGACCCGACAGTACTTCAGTTTATGCTAAGGGCTGGTGCTTGTGATAATGTCacatataaatatatacacATACAAACTTATTCAATAGatcaatatatattctcTAATTTGGCCTTAATGAAAAGCTTTTATGTActaaaaatcaattttcccaaaagagaaaattaattgaaCGCGTCGtagatttttttcaatactCATTCCCATATAGCTGAAACGATACATAGTATTTTGTTTTTTAGCTATTTATTCACTAGTTACATTCTTTACTTAATTGATCGAAATGGATGATACAACGCAAATAAATGAACAGCCTATCGATGCTGTTTTCGGTGATAGAGTCAGGAGGTTTCAAGAATTCTTGGATAAGATTGATGTGGAAGGTACACAATATAGAACCGAAATCAAAGACATGTTGATGAAGGGCAGATATAGATTATGTGTGTCATTGGATGAAATACgtgaatttgataaagaattcTGGAGAGGATTGTTAAATACTCCAGCAGACTATTTACCAGCGTGTGAAAGAGCATTGAGAGATACAGTATTGACTATATACGATCCTACAGATTCGAGGTACGAGGTGATGGACGAAAACCAACAATTTTACTTATCGTTCAAGGGGTCATTTGGTGATCACCAAGTGTCGCCCAGATCTATTAATTCGCATCATCTCTCGCAGATGGTTTCAATTGAGGGTATTGTGACGAGGGCTTCGTTGGTGCGTCCTAAGATTATAAGATCGGTGCATTATGCCGAAAAGACCAGCAGATTCTATGCTAGAGAATACAGAGACCAAACCACGTCGTTCGATCCAATTTCCACTGCCGCAATATATCCAACAGAAGATCTTGATGGTAATAAATTGACGACAGAATATGGGTACTCTACTTATAGGGATCACCAGAAAATATCGGTCCAAGAAATGCCAGAAACTGCTCCAGCAGGTCAATTGCCTAGATCTGTTGATGTTATATTAGATGACGATTTGGTTGATTTGACCAAGCCGGGTGACCGTATTCAAATTGTGGGTGTATATCGTGCGTTGGGAGGTGCTGGTAATGCCAGTGCATCGTTCAGAACTGTCATATTGGCTAATTCAGTCTACCCATTACACGCAAGATCGACGGGTGTTGCTTCTCAGGAGAAATTGACCGATCAAGacattagaaatattaataggTTGTCTAAAGACAAGAAGATCTTTGAAATCTTATCTAATTCCTTGGCACCTTCTATTTATGGATTTGAATACATTAAGAAAGCTGTTTTATTAATGCTTCTTGGTGGGGTAGAGAAGAATTTAGATAATGGTACCCATTTAAGAGGTGacattaatattttaatggTAGGTGATCCTTCTACTGCGAAATCTCAAATTTTAAGATTCGTTTTGAATACCGCTTCATTAGCCATTGCCACTACAGGTAGGGGTTCGTCTGGTGTTGGTTTGACAGCGGCTGTTACTACCGACAAAGAAACAGgagaaagaagattagAAGCCGGTGCGATGGTTTTAGCTGATAGGGGTATTGTTtgtattgatgaattcGATAAGATGTCTGACGTCGATCGTGTTGCTATCCACGAAGTTATGGAACAGCAAACAGTCACAATTGCGAAAGCAGGTATACATACTTCATTGAACGCTCGTTGTTCGGTTATTGCAGCTGCAAACCCAGTATTTGGTCAATATGACGTGCACAAAGACCCTcataaaaatattgcttTGCCAGACTCATTATTATCTcgttttgatttattattcgtTGTTACCGATGATGTTCAAGCTACAAAGGACAGAATTATTTCAGAACATGTTTTGAGAATGCACAGATTCATTCCTCCAGGATTGTTAGAGGGAGAACCAATTAGAGAAAGAAGTAACTTATCTTTAGCTGTTGGTGATGACTCAACCAacgaacaagaagaattagagcaaccaatatttgaaaaattcaattcgttATTACATTCAGGTGTTCGTTCTACCAAATCCAACAAAACCCCAACGATTTTGTCCATTCCATTCATGAAGAAATACGTCCAGTACGCCAAGCAAAGAATAAAGCCTGTTTTGAGTAGTAAGGCATCGGAATACATTGTGAATACTTACTCTGCATTGAGAAACgatttaattgataataatcaaaGACATACAGCTCCAATTACTGCCAGAACTTTGGAAACCTTGATTCGTTTGGCATCTGCCCACGCTAAGGTCAGATTATCCAAGACTGTTGAAGTAAAGGATGCTAAGATTGCAGAGGAATTATTGAGGTTTGCATTGTTCAAAGAGGTCACAAAGAAATCTAAATCCAAGAAACAAAAGACTCACCATGCATCCGACtccgaagaagaagaagaagaagaagaggcggcagaggaagaagaatccGACAACGAAGACTTGCCACCAAGAAATACAAGAACAAGGTCTAGATTTAGGGGACAAGAACAAGCTGCACAAGATTCACCACCAGCTGACCCAGCATCATCTCCAAATGAAGCAGAAATGGAAGAACATCTTGATAACTTACACATCACACAACCAGAACAAGATGCTCAAGATGTGAAGCCATTGGCCGAGActaatgaatcaaatagATCGGCATCTGGAATAAGCGGTGAAAGGTACTCTACATTTGTAAGATTAATGGCTAGAGCAATgcaatcttcaattttcgAAAATGAATCGGGTGCTGCACCAATAGAGCAAGTTATTGACAGTATCAACCAAGATTTGGAGCAAGAGGATGTTTTCGccgaagatgaaattactGCTGCCTTTGACAGAATGGAAGCCGAGAACAAAATTATGGTTGGGGAAGGTAAAGTTTGGAAAATTTAGTGTTGAGAAggttatatttatttcttttggGTACGTTTGCTTCGCTTGCAATTTATTCGCTTGTATTTGTATTTCCCGGTCTATAATGCTCTTCAACATACCTTTAGATCATATTatgtattaattaatgaaatgaaCTATTTCTCGATATCTTTGATGCGCGACTTTAAATCGAATTTATCAGTAAAGCGAATTTTCCGATGAGCTGATGCAGTAAGATGAGTAGTGGTACAGAGTCGATAGACCAAGATGACTATGCTATTGAAGACGAGAATGAGTTGCTAATGCATAACCAAAATACGCTTCCAAAGAACTGCAAAAAATACTGGAACAAGAGATATAGTTTGTTTAGTAAATTCGACGAGGGCATTTACATGACAGCAGAGCTTTGGTTTTCCGTCACCCCCGAGGATATTGCCATATATACCGCCCAGTTAGTACTGGAAATCATGCCTGAGTGTCGTAAAGTGTTGGATATATGTTGTGGTGGCGGTGGAAATACTATACAATTCGCCAACTATTTTCCTAGTGTTGGGTCAATCGACATCAATCCGTCCAATATGAAGTGTACTTTGCACAATGCACGTGTGTATGGTGTGGAAGACCGTATCTGGTCCAAAGTAGGCGACTGGAACCAATTCAGTCTGGTTTTGGCTGACGGATCGCCAAATCAGCTGTGGATCCCTCCCCACCTACGCAATGTCAAAACCCCTTCAGCCATTTTTGACTTCGTGTTTTGCTCTCCTCCATGGGGCGGTCCTTCCTACAAAGACACAAACGGATTCGACGTGTACAATATGCAGCCGTTTCCCATCGACCAATTGTGCCATCAAGTCATGCAATACACCCAGAATTTCGGACTCTTTCTTCCCAGAAGCACCAATCTTGACCAGCTCAGACGCTTGACCACCGATATATATGGACAATCGGGTAAATGCCgtattatcttcttgaaCATCAACGGTTATTGCAAGGGTCTACTTGCGCTCTTTGGTCCTTCTGTTTCTGCGGATTTAGTCGACTGTCACTCGTTTCTTCCCGAAGAACAGTACAGCGAATACTAATCCTACGTTACAACATTCTTCGGTGACTCTACCAACATTCCAGTCGCTATGGTTGGATCTTCCCACCAGTACCTACTACCAAGGCATCGATATGGTAGAGCGTGCGCCACTCAAAACGACAGAAAGACAAAAATCCATAAAATGAGAAAAAAGTCTCCCTTAATGATGTTTACAAGGAAAAAACAAACAAACTTGACCGacattttgcaattataCCGTTTGAGACAAATCAGTTAATTGCAATGGAAGGCATAAACAATAACATGAAAGAAGATTTGAGTGCTTCGAGGCTTTTACCGGGCGAGGGTAACGTTGAAGCTACCAATCGGTCCCCCAATTCGAACCGAAACGTTGATAATGGTATGGAAAGTATAGATGAGACAGAGTTCTCGAATCACTACATACAAGAAAGTTTCGACAAGATTAATGACGCTATTAGCAAGATCGAGGGAGATAAGTTGACGGGAATCACACAGGAGTTGTCGTACTTGAGACATGTGTTGGATTATCAGAACACGAAGATCGAGAAGTTGACGGGTTTGATGGCGGACTTTTTGGAGAACAAGAACCAGAATGCAATCATTAGCTCTTTACAGGCGATCCAGGACGGTGACAACCAGAAACAGGCCCCTGAACACGAACATATGGCCCAACAGGTACAGGGACAATCCGGAGATGGCGATCACGACCACGACCAGGTGGGTGACGGGTCATCGGGGATGCCATCGTACCAGGATTCGTTAGCCAATGCGTCGGTGCATCTCGAAAGCAATATGGACCCACAATTGCATCAGGTGGCGGCGGCCGCGGTGCAACAAGCGGAGGAACAAGCGGCACAGGTTCACCAACCCAACGTCAATATGGACAAATACCGCAAGAAGATTTACCTCAAGCGCAAGACCACTCCCGAAGACCCATCAGCGTCATCTCCACAGGATCCTGAGTCGCTTCGCGACTCCAAAAGACCCAAGATCTCCATCGACTTCCTCCACAATCCCATGACCGTTAAGGAGATCTACGACGAGTTCACCAAGGGTTTCCGCGGCCAACCACCGCTCTGCGAGATGGACTCTCGCTTTGGCAAACACGAATGGAGGGGCGACTCACGCTCCAAGGAATCCAAACGCTACCAGCGCAGAAAAAAGCTCTGTGACTCCATTGCCAGAGGCATGCAAAAGTATGACAAGTCCGCCGAAGAAATCATTCGCTACATCGAAGAGTTCCGTGGCGACAAATCGCTTACCTGGGTCATGAACGGTAATCTTCCCTCTGACCTACACATATAGCTGTCCTactttatttcttctatgtTACTGTTGTACTATGTATTATAATTTGACGTCGCATTCTCACGTAATATATCCCATCACCTTATATAACATCTAGTCTACATTTCCGATGCTCTCCGGCTTCATTTCCGTCAGGCCTCATTTTCTGTCCTATCCTTCCAGAAGGTTCCACAAGATTCCGTCGGATAAACGTCCGGGTAAAACTTGTGAGCGgttaaaattttcactcTATATAATCATTCCGACAACCGCTGTGAggattttatatattatatatccTATTTaagttgattttattaacAAAGAATATCtagtattaataatagcaaGATGTTAGCAGCTAGAAACTCACTTAAGAACGTTGTTCGTCGTTTACCAGGCTCTAGCCGTGCCAACTCCTCCGCAGCTCCAGGTGGCCCAGTTATCGGTATCGATTTAGGTACCACCAACTCGGCGGTTGCAGTCATGGAAGGTAAAATTCCAAagattattgaaaactCGGAAGGTGGAAGAACCACTCCTTCTGTTGTTGCATTCACTAAGGACGGTGAAAGATTAGTTGGTATTCCAGCCAAGAGACAAGCCGTTGTTAACCCAGAAAACACTTTGTTCGCTACTAAGCGTTTGATCGGTCGTCGTTTCGAAGATGGCGAAGTGCAAAGAGATTTGAGTGAAGTTCCATACAAGATCGTCAAACACGGTAACGGAGATGCATGGATCGAAGCCAGAGGTGAAAAATACTCGCCACAACAAATTGGTGGTTTCATCTTGAACAAGATGAAGGAAACCGCCGAAGCTAACATGGGTAAGCCAGTCAAGAACGCCGTTGTCACTTGTCCAGCCTACTTTAACGATGCCCAAAGACAAGCCACCAAGGATGCTGGTAAGATTGTTGGGTTGAACGTCTTGAGAGTTGTTAACGAACCAACCGCCGCTGCCTTGGCCTACGGGTTAGAAAAGAACGATGGTGAAGTCGTTGCTGTTTTCGATTTAGGTGGTGGTACTTTCGATATCTCCATCTTGGATATCGGTGCCGGTGTTTTCGAAGTCAAGTCCACCAATGGTGACACCCACTTAGGTGGTGAAGATTTCGACATTGCTGTTGTCAGAAACATTGTCGAAACTTTCAAGAAGGAATCAGGTATTGACTTATCCAAGGACAGAATGGCTGTCCAACGTATCAGAGAAGCCGCTGAAAAGGCCAAGATCGAATTGTCATCCACCATCAACACCGAAATCAACTTGCCATTTATCACAGCTGACGCCTCCGGTCCAAAGCACATCAACCAAAAGATCTCCAGATCTCAATTTGAATCTTTAGTCGAACCATACATCAAGAGAACCGTCGAACCATGTAAGAAGGCTTTGAAGGATGCCGG
Proteins encoded:
- a CDS encoding 60S ribosomal protein L21 (highly similar to uniprot|Q02753 Saccharomyces cerevisiae YBR191W RPL21A Protein component of the large (60S) ribosomal subunit or uniprot|Q12672 Saccharomyces cerevisiae YPL079W RPL21B Protein component of the large (60S) ribosomal subunit), coding for MGKSRGYRSGTRYLFQRDFKKHGAIPLSTYLKTYRVGDIVDIKANGSIQKGMPHKYYQGKTGIVYNVTKSAVGVIIYKVVGNRYLEKRINLRVEHIKHSACRQEFINRVKSNAALKREAKANGEHVHLKRQPVKPRDARVVTTKENVPQTLAPVPYETFI
- a CDS encoding DEHA2C07942p (similar to uniprot|Q06512 Saccharomyces cerevisiae YPR144c NOC4 Nucleolar protein) — translated: MAPKRKASNSLSSNKQKKTSNQKKSAILSVEEIQNLGDQIRTSSKHYNNFVQLLEQYTHIKKELSERESEEIETIGRQLSITLYKCFQYLLKNDEMKNKKSHDDKKKMVVKWLLDKYDAFKKIINEFIVQRLAFETSLQVDLLEIGLNLVKLESACMKSGENDLYFPTLTYKGLVEALLLSENGEIDSNGSTENFIILEFIEKFKKNWDLQFYFVNNLHETLNVWKAEKTTSQLRMIFANFYCIFKNQLLFTPETEVLEQEKTWIKHQLPSIAYKISQFKMQYQKCIIAILSYPLLISQYKSILLILHKRVIPYMAQPQSLMDFLTDSYDVGEDGVVPILALNSLYELMKRYNLEYPDFYTKLYSLLTPNLLYTRYRSRFFRLCDLFLSSTHLSANLIASFIKKLARLSITSSASGVVIVIPFIYNLLKRHPSCMIMLHNPDISAAQYEDTFNNDETDPLKTGAMGSSLWELEALMSHYHPNIATLAKIFGEPFKKLNYNLEDFLDWSYISLLDSEKNRRYKTLVALEFEEWDMLFDAKDRPDSTSVYAKGWCL
- a CDS encoding DEHA2C07964p (similar to uniprot|P24279 Saccharomyces cerevisiae YEL032w MCM3 Protein involved in DNA replication), coding for MDDTTQINEQPIDAVFGDRVRRFQEFLDKIDVEGTQYRTEIKDMLMKGRYRLCVSLDEIREFDKEFWRGLLNTPADYLPACERALRDTVLTIYDPTDSRYEVMDENQQFYLSFKGSFGDHQVSPRSINSHHLSQMVSIEGIVTRASLVRPKIIRSVHYAEKTSRFYAREYRDQTTSFDPISTAAIYPTEDLDGNKLTTEYGYSTYRDHQKISVQEMPETAPAGQLPRSVDVILDDDLVDLTKPGDRIQIVGVYRALGGAGNASASFRTVILANSVYPLHARSTGVASQEKLTDQDIRNINRLSKDKKIFEILSNSLAPSIYGFEYIKKAVLLMLLGGVEKNLDNGTHLRGDINILMVGDPSTAKSQILRFVLNTASLAIATTGRGSSGVGLTAAVTTDKETGERRLEAGAMVLADRGIVCIDEFDKMSDVDRVAIHEVMEQQTVTIAKAGIHTSLNARCSVIAAANPVFGQYDVHKDPHKNIALPDSLLSRFDLLFVVTDDVQATKDRIISEHVLRMHRFIPPGLLEGEPIRERSNLSLAVGDDSTNEQEELEQPIFEKFNSLLHSGVRSTKSNKTPTILSIPFMKKYVQYAKQRIKPVLSSKASEYIVNTYSALRNDLIDNNQRHTAPITARTLETLIRLASAHAKVRLSKTVEVKDAKIAEELLRFALFKEVTKKSKSKKQKTHHASDSEEEEEEEEAAEEEESDNEDLPPRNTRTRSRFRGQEQAAQDSPPADPASSPNEAEMEEHLDNLHITQPEQDAQDVKPLAETNESNRSASGISGERYSTFVRLMARAMQSSIFENESGAAPIEQVIDSINQDLEQEDVFAEDEITAAFDRMEAENKIMVGEGKVWKI
- a CDS encoding DEHA2C07986p (similar to uniprot|Q12052 Saccharomyces cerevisiae YPL157w TGS1 TrimethylGuanosine Synthase) — encoded protein: MSSGTESIDQDDYAIEDENELLMHNQNTLPKNCKKYWNKRYSLFSKFDEGIYMTAELWFSVTPEDIAIYTAQLVSEIMPECRKVLDICCGGGGNTIQFANYFPSVGSIDINPSNMKCTLHNARVYGVEDRIWSKVGDWNQFSSVLADGSPNQSWIPPHLRNVKTPSAIFDFVFCSPPWGGPSYKDTNGFDVYNMQPFPIDQLCHQVMQYTQNFGLFLPRSTNLDQLRRLTTDIYGQSGKCRIIFLNINGYCKGLLALFGPSVSADLVDCHSFLPEEQYSEY
- a CDS encoding DEHA2C08008p (similar to CA4473|IPF6447 Candida albicans) is translated as MEGINNNMKEDLSASRLLPGEGNVEATNRSPNSNRNVDNGMESIDETEFSNHYIQESFDKINDAISKIEGDKLTGITQELSYLRHVLDYQNTKIEKLTGLMADFLENKNQNAIISSLQAIQDGDNQKQAPEHEHMAQQVQGQSGDGDHDHDQVGDGSSGMPSYQDSLANASVHLESNMDPQLHQVAAAAVQQAEEQAAQVHQPNVNMDKYRKKIYLKRKTTPEDPSASSPQDPESLRDSKRPKISIDFLHNPMTVKEIYDEFTKGFRGQPPLCEMDSRFGKHEWRGDSRSKESKRYQRRKKLCDSIARGMQKYDKSAEEIIRYIEEFRGDKSLTWVMNGNLPSDLHI
- a CDS encoding DEHA2C08030p (highly similar to uniprot|P12398 Saccharomyces cerevisiae YJR045c SSC1 or uniprot|P39987 Saccharomyces cerevisiae YEL030w ECM10), producing MLAARNSLKNVVRRLPGSSRANSSAAPGGPVIGIDLGTTNSAVAVMEGKIPKIIENSEGGRTTPSVVAFTKDGERLVGIPAKRQAVVNPENTLFATKRLIGRRFEDGEVQRDLSEVPYKIVKHGNGDAWIEARGEKYSPQQIGGFILNKMKETAEANMGKPVKNAVVTCPAYFNDAQRQATKDAGKIVGLNVLRVVNEPTAAALAYGLEKNDGEVVAVFDLGGGTFDISILDIGAGVFEVKSTNGDTHLGGEDFDIAVVRNIVETFKKESGIDLSKDRMAVQRIREAAEKAKIELSSTINTEINLPFITADASGPKHINQKISRSQFESLVEPYIKRTVEPCKKALKDAGLSTSDISEVILVGGMSRMPKVIDTVKSIFGKEPSKAVNPDEAVAMGAAIQGGILAGDVTDVVLLDVTPLSLGIETMGGVFARLISRNTTIPAKKSQIFSTASAGQTSVEIRVFQGERELTRDNKLIGNFTLSGIPPAPKGVPQIEVTFDIDTDGIIKVSARDKASNKDASITVAGSSGLSDSEIEKMVNDAEKFAESDKARRDAIESANRADQLCNDTENSLNEFKEKIDAADADKVREQLSSLREIVVKAQAGEEVDAAELKTKTEELQNESLKVFEKLYKNNENNNESSSEEPKN